In Hwangdonia lutea, a single window of DNA contains:
- a CDS encoding TolC family protein: MKYLKVSLKAVLILGSFLFVLKGNAQELETLIHEALENNPEIQKFDFQHKIASEKVNEASSLPNTEFNLGAMAIAPEMDMPMERFRVSVMQMLPWFGTITARENYATSMADAQYIEITIAKRKLVLSVSQFYYQLYEIQAKQNVLGKNIALLQSYEQLALTSLEVSKASAVDVLRLQIRQNELQQEKDVLVQQYKGIQAALNSAMNRDYDVDVSVVSAMEIPENDNFYSYDSLSVNPELLKFDKLYQSVEQSELLNQKESGPMIGLGVEYINQENHPMITSSYKDMVMPMLSVSIPIFNKKYKSKTKQNELRKQEIQSEKEQRFNMLKSELSKAISQRNQSRIKFKTQEKNLKQAKDAETILIKSYETGTIDFNDVLDIQELQLKFQMNQVESVKNYYVQSTIINYLSN; this comes from the coding sequence ATGAAATATTTAAAAGTATCTTTAAAAGCAGTCTTGATTCTTGGTTCTTTTCTCTTTGTTCTTAAAGGAAATGCTCAAGAATTGGAAACATTGATACATGAAGCATTAGAGAATAATCCTGAAATTCAAAAGTTCGATTTTCAGCATAAAATTGCTTCCGAAAAAGTAAACGAAGCCAGCAGTTTACCAAATACCGAGTTTAATTTGGGAGCCATGGCTATTGCACCAGAAATGGATATGCCCATGGAGCGATTCCGAGTTTCGGTTATGCAAATGTTACCGTGGTTTGGTACCATAACAGCCAGAGAAAACTATGCAACATCGATGGCCGATGCACAGTATATTGAAATAACAATTGCTAAACGAAAATTAGTGCTTTCGGTATCGCAATTCTATTACCAACTTTACGAAATTCAAGCGAAACAGAACGTGCTGGGTAAGAATATAGCGCTTTTACAATCGTATGAACAACTGGCGCTCACCTCTTTGGAAGTAAGCAAAGCATCGGCAGTAGATGTTTTGCGATTACAGATTAGGCAGAATGAATTACAACAAGAAAAAGACGTGTTAGTTCAGCAATACAAAGGCATTCAAGCGGCTTTAAATAGTGCCATGAATCGGGATTATGATGTAGATGTGTCTGTAGTTTCTGCCATGGAAATTCCAGAAAACGATAATTTTTATAGCTATGATAGCCTTTCGGTAAATCCAGAATTATTAAAATTTGATAAATTGTATCAATCTGTAGAACAGTCAGAATTGTTAAATCAAAAAGAAAGTGGCCCGATGATTGGTTTAGGTGTGGAATACATTAATCAAGAAAATCATCCCATGATAACCAGTTCGTATAAAGATATGGTAATGCCCATGTTGTCGGTTTCTATACCTATTTTCAATAAAAAGTATAAATCGAAGACCAAACAAAACGAGTTACGGAAACAGGAAATTCAATCGGAAAAAGAACAACGTTTTAATATGTTGAAATCGGAATTATCAAAAGCCATTTCACAGCGTAATCAGTCGCGGATTAAATTTAAAACGCAAGAGAAAAACCTAAAACAGGCTAAAGATGCCGAAACCATTTTAATTAAAAGTTACGAAACCGGAACCATTGATTTTAATGATGTTTTAGATATTCAGGAATTGCAATTAAAATTCCAAATGAACCAAGTAGAGTCGGTTAAAAACTATTATGTGCAATCGACAATTATTAACTATTTAAGCAATTAA
- a CDS encoding efflux RND transporter permease subunit codes for MLNRSIKFLIENKLVAVLLLALFIGWGTVNAPFNWDTGFLPNDPVAVDAIPDIGENQQIVFTRWDGISPQDIEDQITYPLTTTLLGIPGVKTIRSSSMFGFSSIYIIFEEDVEFYWSRSRILEKLNSLPSGLLPEGVNPALGPDATGLGQIYWYTLEGRDENGNVTGGWDLHELRSVQDYYVKYALSSASGVSEVASIGGYVQEYQIDVNPELMRQYNIGLNQVVKAVKESNIDIGAQTLEINKAEYLVRGLGYVKSISDIENAVVTSEDFTSIKIKDIAKVALGPAARRGILDKEGAEVVGGVVVARYGANPMEVINNVKEKISELSSGLPSKVLKDGRTSQLTVVPFYDRSELIQETLGTLNEALTLEVLITILVIIIMVFNLRASILISGLLPVAVLMVFIAMKLFNVDANIVALSGIAIAIGTMVDVGVILSENIIRHLDEDDGKESINTVVYNATAEVSGAIVTAVMTTIISFIPVFTMIGAEGKLFRPLAFTKTFALIASIMVALFLIPPFAAFLFRRKSIKKSFSFLINGALIVAGIIGLIYGYWLGIILMAFGVTGVLKAQEKINAKRANLINIIISAAAIVFLLAEYWRPLGVDKSIFWNLIFVGVICFGILGVFSLFIKFYTRILKWCLNNKLLFLSIPTAIVIAGFFIMKNTGKEFMPSLNEGSFLLMPTSMPHSGVEENKRVLQQLDMAVASIPEIETVVGKAGRTESALDPAPLSMYENIIQYKPEYMLNDNGERQRFKVNADGLFELNTNVIPTERGTSDEESHNGILHDVQNDKTTRYIASGNSIKQSQLIKDNDGEFYRNWRPEIKSPDDIWNEIVKVTKLPGVTSAPKLQPIETRLVMLQTGMRAPMGIKVKGQDLKQIEAFGVELEDILKHAEGVKQEAVFADRIVGKPYLLIDIDREKIARYGITIQEVQNVIKVAVGGMVITQTVEGRERYGVRVRYPRELRGDPSDLEQIYIPVEKGSPVPLSALASIRYEQGPQVIKSEDTFLVGYVLFDKLDGFAEVTVVENAQALIQSKIDSGELIVPKGINYQFTGTYENQIRAEKTLSIVVPLALAIIFLILYFQFRSVTTSLMVFTGIAVAFAGGFLMIWLYGQDWFLNFSFFGENMRDLFQMHPINLSVAVWVGFIALFGIATDDGVVMATYLTQTFRRNTPENRQEIRASIVEAGEKRIRPCLMTTATTILALLPILTSTGRGSDIMIPMAIPSFGGMLIALITLFVVPVLYSWRAEFQLKRTVK; via the coding sequence ATGCTAAATAGAAGCATTAAATTTTTAATAGAAAATAAACTCGTAGCCGTTCTGTTACTCGCCCTATTTATAGGTTGGGGAACGGTAAATGCACCTTTTAATTGGGATACTGGATTTTTACCCAATGACCCTGTTGCCGTAGATGCCATTCCGGATATTGGAGAAAACCAACAAATCGTTTTTACCCGATGGGATGGGATTTCACCACAAGATATTGAGGACCAAATTACCTATCCGCTAACCACAACTTTGCTTGGGATTCCTGGAGTAAAAACCATCCGTAGTTCGTCTATGTTTGGCTTTTCGAGCATCTATATCATTTTTGAAGAAGATGTTGAGTTTTACTGGAGCCGCAGTCGGATCCTTGAAAAACTCAACTCACTACCAAGCGGATTATTGCCCGAAGGAGTTAATCCTGCTTTGGGACCAGATGCTACCGGTTTGGGTCAAATTTATTGGTACACCCTAGAAGGACGAGATGAAAACGGAAACGTTACTGGTGGTTGGGATTTACATGAATTGCGAAGTGTTCAAGACTACTACGTAAAATACGCCTTGTCGTCTGCAAGTGGCGTGTCTGAAGTCGCTTCCATTGGTGGCTATGTTCAGGAATATCAAATTGATGTAAATCCAGAATTGATGCGCCAATACAATATCGGTTTAAACCAAGTGGTAAAAGCCGTTAAAGAAAGTAATATAGACATTGGTGCACAAACCTTAGAAATTAACAAAGCAGAATATTTAGTACGCGGTTTGGGTTATGTAAAATCTATTTCAGACATTGAAAATGCCGTGGTGACTTCCGAAGATTTCACATCCATCAAAATTAAAGACATTGCCAAAGTGGCATTAGGGCCTGCAGCACGCAGAGGAATATTGGATAAAGAAGGCGCCGAAGTTGTTGGTGGTGTTGTGGTGGCCCGTTATGGTGCCAACCCGATGGAAGTCATCAACAATGTTAAAGAAAAAATAAGTGAATTAAGCTCCGGATTGCCGTCTAAAGTTTTAAAAGACGGAAGAACATCACAGCTTACTGTGGTTCCTTTTTACGATCGTTCGGAACTCATTCAAGAAACGTTAGGCACTTTAAATGAAGCCTTAACTTTGGAGGTTTTAATTACTATTTTGGTGATTATCATTATGGTATTCAATCTTCGGGCTTCCATTTTAATTTCAGGCCTGTTACCCGTCGCCGTTTTAATGGTGTTTATCGCCATGAAACTCTTTAATGTAGATGCTAATATCGTCGCACTTTCTGGAATTGCGATTGCTATTGGAACCATGGTCGATGTTGGGGTTATTCTCTCTGAAAACATCATTAGGCATTTGGATGAGGACGATGGTAAAGAATCCATAAATACCGTCGTTTACAACGCTACAGCCGAAGTATCTGGTGCCATTGTAACTGCAGTAATGACAACAATTATCAGCTTTATTCCTGTTTTTACCATGATTGGTGCCGAAGGCAAATTATTCCGCCCATTAGCTTTTACAAAAACCTTTGCGCTAATCGCTTCCATTATGGTGGCCTTGTTTTTAATTCCACCCTTTGCTGCGTTTTTATTCCGAAGAAAAAGCATTAAAAAAAGCTTTAGTTTCCTTATAAACGGAGCCTTAATAGTAGCAGGAATAATAGGCTTAATTTACGGCTATTGGCTAGGAATTATTTTGATGGCTTTTGGTGTTACCGGCGTTTTAAAAGCTCAAGAAAAAATTAATGCGAAGCGAGCAAATCTTATAAATATCATAATTTCTGCAGCAGCTATTGTATTTCTTTTGGCAGAATATTGGCGACCTTTAGGGGTTGATAAAAGCATTTTCTGGAATCTCATTTTTGTTGGCGTTATTTGTTTTGGGATATTGGGCGTATTTTCCTTATTCATAAAATTTTATACACGAATTTTAAAATGGTGTTTAAACAACAAGTTGTTGTTCTTGTCTATTCCAACAGCTATTGTGATTGCTGGCTTTTTCATTATGAAAAATACAGGAAAAGAGTTTATGCCCTCTTTAAACGAAGGCTCGTTTTTATTGATGCCAACCTCGATGCCGCATTCTGGTGTTGAAGAAAATAAACGCGTTTTACAGCAATTGGATATGGCAGTTGCCAGTATTCCAGAAATTGAAACTGTAGTTGGTAAAGCAGGTAGAACCGAATCGGCTTTAGATCCTGCGCCATTATCAATGTATGAAAACATCATTCAGTATAAACCGGAATACATGCTCAATGACAACGGGGAACGTCAACGCTTTAAAGTTAATGCTGATGGCTTGTTTGAGTTGAATACGAATGTCATTCCGACAGAACGAGGTACGAGTGACGAGGAATCTCACAATGGGATTCTTCACGATGTTCAGAATGACAAAACAACACGTTACATCGCTTCTGGAAATTCCATCAAACAATCTCAATTAATTAAAGACAACGACGGTGAATTCTACCGCAATTGGCGACCAGAAATTAAATCGCCTGACGATATTTGGAACGAAATTGTAAAAGTCACCAAATTACCCGGAGTTACTTCCGCGCCTAAACTACAACCTATTGAAACCCGATTGGTGATGCTTCAAACGGGCATGCGCGCCCCCATGGGAATTAAAGTAAAAGGGCAAGATTTAAAACAAATAGAGGCCTTTGGAGTAGAATTAGAAGACATATTAAAACATGCCGAAGGGGTAAAACAGGAGGCTGTTTTTGCAGACCGCATAGTAGGAAAGCCATATTTGTTAATAGATATCGATAGAGAGAAAATTGCCAGATATGGTATAACGATTCAAGAGGTTCAAAATGTAATAAAGGTTGCTGTTGGTGGCATGGTAATCACGCAAACCGTTGAAGGCAGGGAGCGTTACGGGGTTCGTGTGCGCTATCCACGGGAGCTGCGAGGAGACCCTTCCGATTTGGAACAAATTTATATTCCTGTTGAAAAAGGTAGTCCGGTACCGTTAAGCGCACTGGCAAGCATTCGTTATGAGCAAGGACCACAAGTAATTAAAAGTGAAGACACCTTTTTAGTGGGTTATGTGCTTTTTGATAAATTGGATGGCTTTGCAGAAGTTACCGTGGTTGAAAATGCACAGGCTTTGATACAAAGTAAAATAGATTCCGGAGAACTCATTGTGCCAAAAGGCATCAACTACCAATTTACCGGAACCTATGAAAATCAAATAAGGGCCGAAAAAACCTTATCCATTGTGGTGCCATTGGCATTAGCAATAATTTTCTTGATTTTGTACTTTCAATTCCGTTCCGTAACAACATCATTAATGGTGTTTACAGGAATTGCAGTTGCTTTTGCAGGTGGGTTTTTAATGATTTGGCTTTATGGTCAAGATTGGTTTTTAAACTTCAGCTTTTTTGGCGAAAACATGCGAGACCTGTTTCAAATGCATCCTATTAATTTAAGTGTTGCCGTTTGGGTTGGGTTTATTGCACTTTTCGGAATTGCAACCGATGATGGCGTGGTTATGGCAACCTATTTAACACAAACCTTCCGTAGAAATACACCAGAAAATAGGCAGGAAATTAGAGCATCAATTGTTGAAGCTGGTGAAAAACGAATCAGACCGTGTTTGATGACCACTGCAACCACCATTTTAGCGTTATTGCCCATTTTAACATCCACAGGACGAGGAAGCGACATTATGATTCCGATGGCAATCCCAAGTTTTGGAGGCATGCTCATCGCCTTAATCACCTTGTTTGTAGTTCCAGTTTTATATAGCTGGAGAGCGGAGTTTCAACTTAAAAGAACAGTAAAATGA
- a CDS encoding HYC_CC_PP family protein: protein MKKVFHKIASLAMAFVVLFSTMSFTLNMHYCGDTLVETAIFSKAKGCGMDMEKPSTDGCSIVKKNCCDDKQLIVDGQDELQLHVDTISFEQQVFIASFIYTYINSFEGIDKKEASFEEYKPPLVTKQIFKIDETYLI from the coding sequence ATGAAAAAAGTATTCCATAAAATAGCATCTTTGGCAATGGCCTTTGTAGTGTTGTTCTCTACAATGTCCTTTACCCTTAATATGCATTATTGTGGCGATACTTTAGTTGAAACCGCTATTTTCAGTAAAGCAAAAGGTTGCGGCATGGACATGGAAAAACCTTCTACCGATGGTTGCTCAATTGTCAAGAAAAATTGTTGCGACGACAAACAATTAATTGTCGATGGTCAAGACGAATTGCAACTACATGTTGACACCATTTCTTTTGAGCAGCAAGTATTTATCGCTTCATTCATTTACACTTATATCAATAGCTTTGAAGGTATTGATAAAAAAGAGGCTTCCTTTGAGGAATACAAACCACCACTCGTCACAAAACAAATCTTCAAGATTGACGAGACTTATTTGATTTGA
- a CDS encoding tyrosine-type recombinase/integrase, which yields MSSIKIVIRKNKLRKDGTVPLALRISKDYKTNYSFIGIYIYEKDWDEVKGKVKRTHPNSQKINNFLLKKLTEANDISFEVNDRISSKEIKKKVIGPGGQKSFFSVAGERIETKYNRGTFSVAKSELSILYNLEEFITLKRSLNKSEIISGIKNRRKERISNGRKAEYSFIDAVAYFKKNQKLNFQDIDEAFIKNYKTFCITYLGHKTRTITNQLIFIRTLFNIAIKENVIDIKFYPFANEKEKIRIGSSHKIGLTIEEIERIENLELEKWSSIWHTYNVWLVAFYFAGIRISDIVQLKWSDFKDNRLFYIMNKNEKPLSLKIPDKAAAILKFYKKESNQNNGYVFPFLRNADCNNAEDIFIKTRNATKLFNKFLKRIALLCDIDKNLSNHIARHSFGNIAGDKINPLMLQKLYRHSDLKTTLNYQANFIHRDTDDALDSVVNF from the coding sequence ATGTCATCCATAAAAATTGTAATCCGTAAAAACAAACTGCGTAAAGATGGTACTGTACCATTAGCATTAAGAATTAGCAAAGATTACAAAACGAACTATAGCTTTATAGGTATATATATCTATGAAAAGGATTGGGATGAAGTAAAAGGAAAAGTGAAACGAACACACCCTAATTCTCAAAAAATCAATAATTTTTTATTAAAAAAGTTGACTGAAGCTAATGATATTTCTTTTGAAGTCAATGACAGAATTTCAAGTAAAGAAATTAAAAAAAAGGTGATTGGGCCAGGGGGTCAGAAATCTTTTTTTTCAGTTGCTGGAGAACGAATCGAGACTAAATACAATCGCGGTACATTCTCTGTTGCAAAGTCAGAATTGTCCATCCTTTATAATCTAGAAGAGTTTATTACTTTAAAACGTTCGTTAAATAAATCAGAAATAATTAGTGGTATAAAAAATCGCAGAAAGGAACGTATAAGTAATGGTAGAAAAGCTGAATATTCCTTTATAGATGCAGTTGCCTATTTTAAGAAAAACCAAAAACTCAATTTCCAAGATATTGATGAAGCTTTTATTAAAAATTATAAAACATTTTGCATTACTTACCTGGGACATAAAACCCGAACAATAACTAATCAACTTATTTTTATTCGTACCCTTTTCAATATCGCTATCAAAGAAAATGTCATTGATATTAAATTTTATCCCTTTGCCAATGAAAAAGAAAAAATTAGAATAGGCTCTAGCCACAAAATCGGACTTACTATAGAAGAGATAGAACGAATTGAAAATTTGGAATTAGAAAAATGGTCTTCTATTTGGCATACGTATAATGTATGGCTTGTAGCCTTCTATTTTGCTGGCATTCGCATTTCAGACATAGTACAATTAAAATGGTCTGACTTTAAAGATAATCGTTTGTTCTATATAATGAACAAGAATGAAAAACCCTTGAGCTTAAAAATCCCTGACAAAGCAGCTGCTATATTAAAGTTCTATAAAAAGGAAAGTAATCAAAATAATGGTTATGTATTCCCGTTTTTAAGGAATGCTGATTGCAACAATGCTGAAGATATTTTTATAAAAACGAGAAATGCCACAAAATTGTTCAATAAGTTTTTAAAACGTATTGCTCTGCTTTGCGATATTGATAAAAATCTCTCAAATCATATTGCTAGACATAGTTTTGGAAACATTGCTGGGGATAAGATTAATCCATTAATGCTACAGAAATTATACCGCCACAGCGATTTAAAAACAACATTAAATTATCAGGCAAATTTTATTCATAGAGATACAGATGATGCTTTAGATAGTGTTGTTAATTTTTAA
- a CDS encoding ATP-binding protein, translating into MIVEIGITTAVSYLVGQIFDYSTQKGIEKIVQKVLPKDTFQTELAKTIYKTIDEFETKFPSIKDRNKFPFYHSQILLEHYSMYILFDEKRHSNDILKKELATNSNIIEPNNEQLESFYELFKTNANSNEYLKKLFVEENYKERIFDISKNLQVIDKKLDSVIDSLKKLETLKSAKAKFKVNADKFVLPSFELLEADYYFFLKEEVEQINNCVERIKTDSDNYFLLTGYPSTGKTISTLKIHQQLTKKGFEVFYLNISQNLSFDKFKSDLNKLSDKENIVFIIEDIHLNLTFGAEILTLEEEFPTFKFIITSRFLSADVRRDTQNNIDIFKQLEASNLKLESFNTPQHIYNKSVGIISNCKSYLVSQGIQREIGDIKKAIENAKGNLYKLAWMLQYWLENNVQLSDITEKTIEDHIYRKYLDGLNQNELNKIHQFATLYAYEIEFLADPHQIESSKQNGILFKNENDFHSFMHSMFARLLLDSIFRANATLNARYRNDRNALYLKNIEDYLIDIIGDSDGFVENIYSFLYNIGISDNINLFNKILSSETVKKQFFKYVYDSKQMDSDQLVNLIQLIRIFAKRSFEDYCNSLYFSNRNLIEILKRGTKNASAISYIETHKNNFKDLKNKSVLAPFKPDELKDVFRKASLNSLTLTIRLLPNNELRTKAINVLSIEEWKQKFNSDIHFGIYGNSLAELKKVKPELATTILKTVDVKKVSAKIHYQKFDYITKTLSELKEIDFATTSEILSLVDIKVLKRKSKKASIEQIGIGLSRLYDIDQSVSKEIFEDLDIDFLSNLFENKPLTAFGHILKEFKKVGVSKAQKLIRHTLEKEFVINKLNSAKITTVDLFTFYLLFSQLDIRKEGQELLKRVNLDIIEGRVKSSKINHSVQLVNAINEIEPSYGKKLVKLIPDDKLIKVINDINTEITALPSIFLYLKNVDFDNAKRVYNLIDNITIIKKCLVRKFRIQPIFNSIKPLYSLDNEKTFDLLNNLFAHNVFKNKIKEADIENFINSVSIAFNINEKIAENIIATYSESLVSANNGEIQFAKFADALYRLSKINKEVVNTLLNSFIPRLEKDIHSLTFYQLKAGLCALAKVDKVLATRLLKMIPTEELKKKSEVLLVDKKNIEGQLGEIKCVNTEIWKSLKDHLK; encoded by the coding sequence ATGATAGTAGAAATAGGTATAACGACAGCAGTTTCATATTTAGTAGGACAAATTTTTGATTATTCTACTCAGAAAGGTATTGAAAAAATTGTCCAGAAGGTTTTACCAAAAGACACTTTTCAAACAGAACTTGCTAAGACTATTTACAAAACAATTGATGAATTTGAAACTAAGTTTCCTTCAATAAAAGACAGGAATAAATTCCCGTTTTACCATTCGCAGATTCTTTTAGAACATTATTCAATGTATATTCTATTTGATGAAAAAAGGCATTCAAATGACATTTTAAAAAAGGAACTTGCGACAAATTCAAACATAATTGAGCCTAACAACGAGCAATTAGAAAGCTTTTACGAACTTTTCAAAACAAACGCAAACAGCAATGAATACTTAAAAAAACTATTTGTAGAAGAGAATTACAAAGAAAGAATTTTTGACATCTCAAAGAATCTTCAAGTAATTGATAAAAAGCTAGACTCTGTTATTGACAGCTTAAAAAAGTTAGAAACTTTAAAATCGGCAAAGGCAAAATTTAAAGTTAATGCAGATAAGTTTGTTCTACCCTCTTTTGAATTATTGGAAGCTGATTATTACTTTTTCTTGAAAGAAGAAGTTGAGCAAATCAACAATTGCGTTGAAAGAATTAAAACCGATTCTGATAATTATTTTCTATTAACAGGTTATCCATCCACAGGAAAAACAATCTCTACATTAAAAATACACCAACAATTAACCAAAAAAGGATTTGAAGTTTTTTATCTAAATATTTCCCAAAATCTGAGTTTCGATAAGTTCAAAAGCGACTTGAATAAACTTAGTGACAAAGAAAATATTGTTTTCATTATTGAAGATATACACTTGAATCTGACTTTTGGAGCTGAAATACTAACATTAGAAGAAGAATTTCCGACCTTCAAGTTTATTATTACTTCTCGATTTTTAAGTGCAGATGTTAGACGAGATACTCAAAACAACATTGATATTTTCAAGCAACTTGAAGCAAGTAATCTAAAATTAGAATCGTTTAATACCCCTCAGCATATTTACAATAAATCAGTTGGAATTATTTCAAACTGCAAATCTTATCTTGTAAGTCAAGGCATACAACGTGAAATTGGAGATATTAAAAAGGCAATCGAAAATGCAAAAGGCAATCTTTACAAACTTGCTTGGATGTTGCAATATTGGTTGGAAAATAATGTTCAACTATCAGACATTACTGAAAAAACTATTGAAGACCACATTTACAGAAAGTATTTAGATGGGCTCAATCAAAATGAATTAAATAAAATTCACCAGTTTGCCACTTTATATGCTTATGAAATAGAATTTTTAGCTGACCCTCATCAAATCGAATCATCTAAGCAAAATGGTATTTTATTTAAGAATGAAAATGATTTTCATTCCTTTATGCATTCAATGTTTGCAAGGTTGCTACTTGATTCCATCTTTCGAGCTAATGCAACACTTAATGCAAGATATAGAAATGACAGAAACGCCCTTTATTTAAAAAACATAGAAGATTATTTGATTGATATAATTGGCGACTCTGACGGCTTTGTTGAGAACATTTATAGTTTCCTTTACAATATCGGAATCTCTGATAACATTAACCTATTTAATAAGATTTTGTCGAGCGAAACTGTAAAAAAACAGTTTTTCAAATACGTTTATGATTCCAAACAAATGGATTCAGACCAATTGGTTAACTTAATTCAGTTAATCAGAATTTTTGCCAAGCGTAGCTTTGAGGATTATTGCAATAGCCTTTATTTCAGTAATCGTAACTTAATAGAAATCTTAAAAAGAGGAACAAAAAACGCTTCTGCAATATCCTACATTGAAACGCATAAGAATAATTTCAAGGATTTAAAAAACAAAAGTGTTTTAGCACCTTTTAAACCTGATGAATTAAAAGATGTTTTTAGAAAAGCATCCTTAAACAGTCTAACACTAACAATTAGGTTACTTCCAAACAACGAATTAAGAACAAAAGCAATTAATGTCTTGAGTATTGAAGAATGGAAGCAAAAATTCAATTCTGATATTCATTTTGGCATATATGGGAATTCACTTGCAGAACTTAAAAAAGTTAAGCCTGAACTTGCCACAACAATTCTCAAAACAGTTGATGTAAAAAAAGTTTCCGCAAAAATTCATTATCAAAAGTTTGATTACATCACCAAAACATTAAGTGAATTAAAAGAGATTGATTTTGCAACAACTTCCGAAATATTGTCTTTAGTTGATATTAAAGTCCTTAAAAGAAAGTCTAAAAAAGCATCTATAGAGCAAATAGGAATTGGGCTTTCTCGTTTGTATGATATTGACCAGTCCGTTTCAAAAGAAATATTTGAGGATTTAGATATTGACTTTTTATCAAACCTATTTGAAAATAAACCTTTAACTGCATTTGGTCATATTCTCAAGGAATTTAAAAAAGTTGGAGTATCAAAAGCACAAAAATTAATTCGTCACACATTAGAAAAGGAGTTTGTTATAAATAAACTCAACTCTGCAAAAATTACGACAGTTGATTTATTTACTTTTTACCTCTTGTTTTCACAGCTTGATATCAGAAAGGAAGGTCAAGAATTATTAAAACGGGTCAATCTTGACATAATTGAAGGCAGGGTGAAAAGTTCAAAAATAAACCATTCGGTTCAGTTAGTTAATGCAATAAATGAAATTGAACCTTCCTATGGTAAAAAGTTGGTAAAGCTTATTCCAGACGATAAATTAATAAAAGTAATCAACGACATCAATACGGAAATTACGGCTTTACCTTCAATTTTCTTGTACTTAAAAAATGTTGATTTTGATAATGCAAAAAGGGTTTACAACTTAATTGATAACATTACCATAATCAAAAAATGTCTTGTTAGAAAATTCAGAATTCAACCAATTTTCAACTCAATCAAACCCCTATATAGTCTTGACAATGAAAAAACTTTTGATTTATTGAATAACCTATTTGCACACAATGTTTTCAAAAATAAAATTAAAGAGGCAGACATAGAAAACTTCATAAATAGTGTCAGTATTGCTTTCAACATTAATGAAAAAATAGCAGAAAATATCATTGCTACATATTCCGAAAGCCTTGTAAGTGCAAATAATGGAGAAATTCAGTTTGCAAAATTTGCAGATGCACTATATAGACTTAGTAAGATAAATAAAGAAGTAGTAAATACTTTACTTAATTCTTTCATTCCAAGGTTAGAAAAAGACATTCATTCTCTAACTTTTTACCAATTGAAAGCAGGTTTATGTGCATTAGCAAAGGTTGATAAAGTTTTAGCGACAAGACTTTTAAAAATGATACCTACAGAAGAACTAAAGAAAAAATCCGAAGTTCTTTTAGTTGACAAGAAAAATATTGAAGGACAACTTGGAGAAATTAAATGTGTAAATACTGAAATATGGAAATCATTAAAAGACCATTTGAAATAA